The window TTGTCATCTTTGGATAATCTTTCGGTCTTTAATTTTCCAATTTTGCTATGTGTAGGAGTTGCTGCCTCAAAACTAAACAGATCTGGTTGGGCCTTTACAATTCTACTACAAGGAGAACTTATCTTTCTTTCTGCAGGTTTTTTTGGTACTAACAATGTTCTGGAAACAAAATTGTTTGGCATCACTTAGGAAATGGAGTTTGCTACTAGACAAGGATACGACATCAAAGAAGTATGGTGCAACAACAAGAAGATCTTGGAGTTGGTCAATATATTCTAGTCTTACAGCTCACATAGCCTCGAACTTTAGGCTTTTTATTTTCAATCCTGATGTTCGAATCTTCTCTTTACTTTGTGCTTCTGCTAAATATATGTATGTTCATCAAAAGCAGATGCAGTTATCAAACAATATTGTACAATCAGTTAGCTTTTATTacttaatatatattttcttttcttatcaaacattaaaaaaaaaaaaaaaactcagaacTTTCAGGACAAGAAGATAAATACACAAAAGCACACTTCTCCACCTGTTACGTACGGGTTGGAGAGAAAGTTTTCCAACGCCGTGGGAGAGAGGATAACCGATGACGTGATGATCTCGGATCAACTCTCTATGTATGAGTGTATGACACTCATCTCTCTCATTGATACTCTTATTGAAAAATCTAATTCCCCTTAAGTATGGCAAACTACCTTTTCATTATGGGAGTGTATGACACGTCTATTGGTGTGTCTAGAACTTTATCACTTttaattgtcttttattttattttcagatttattttaaatttatcGTTTTACATATCAATTGCAATAAATGTTGTATTAGAtaatcttcaatttttttttggtaatagataaccttcaaattttttttttaattctctacTTTAAAAAGTAAtgtattaaataaatttttaaaagtatttattaaaaaggttaacaaaagacaaaagaagtAAAGCTAAGAGGTGtcaactatcaaaaaaaaaaaaatccctttgtTATAACACTACATatgcttttattattttagggaaaaggcCCTATGAGCCTAAGATATATATTACAATTCAGTTTTACTCCAGCTGTGGTGGGATCTGGAGGATCCAACTCAGCCAAAATAAGGGGTTTGCCTGTGAAATAACTCAAACACCCCTATTTTGgctgggttggatcctccagctcccaccaccgGAGGAGAACCAgatcccatatatatatatttttttggctaaagatcAACAATGTATTGATTGATAGTAAGGTAAAATAGTGGTAATGTTTACAGTAGAGTATTGAAATAAATAGTTACATAGGGATTACAAGAATCTGTAATGTGGACGTCCCATTGCTTCTCAGGTGATCATATATGAAATGAAGTTTGGCGTTGTGCTTCAGGTCCATGATGATTTGGAGATTGCTGCTTTAGTTGCTAGTGCATCCATAGGCCCATTTCCTTCTCTGAAATAATGGGTCACTCGCCATTGTATGGTATTTAGATATTCCTTTGCAGCCCACCAAGCCTGAAGGAACCTCCTTGGCGGCTTAGAAGTGAGAATAGCTGATACTACAGATGCTGAATCACTTTCCACCCATAAGTTCCTAATCTCAAGCTTCTTAGCCTCTTTAATGCCAATAAAGAAGGCCTCCATTTCAGCATAACAATTTGTACCAATTCCTTGAAAAGAGGCAAAGCATTTGATCACTGCACCTTGATGGTTTCTAAAAATCCCTCCCGACCCTGAAGATCCTGGGTTTCCCAGGGATTGATCCATCTATATTTAATTTACACCAACCCGCTGGAGGCTCTTTCCACTTCACTTCAATAATTCTTTTGGGCTGAGGTATAGCAATTGTAGCATGCATTGCCCGCGCCAATACCAGGTCTTGAACCGACTTCACAGGTATGCCACTAATTCGGGTGCCTTCTGATACTTCTCTTAAGCATTTCATAACAATATGCTTAGGGGAGTTAATTAAGCCATCATaccttctcttatttctttctaACCAAATTTGTCGACATGTGACTGTTATAAAGACTCTCCATATATTTGGAAATGTAACTACCTTCGCTTTCCTACGCCACCATGAGAAGAACAGGTTCGTGGAAGGGAATCCACTCCATCTCTCTTTGAACAGGGATAGAATTTCGCTCCATACTTTTTGTGAGAAGTTGCAATTTATGAAAATGTGCAGCCGTGACTTCGTTTCAGAATGATATAGTTCACATCTAGACAGTATAGGGACTGCTCTTCGGCTCACCTTGTCATCCGTTGGAAGTGCATTATGCATCAATCGCCATCCAAAAATTGATATTCGAGGATGTAACTGTCTCCGCCATATATCTCTTGGCTAAGCTATTGGTTCAGcttttgttcttatttcttCCCACGCTGTTTTCACCGTAAACTGACCACTCATTGAATATGCCCACAACTGAGTGTCATTTCTATTTGAACTAGTGATACCCTGCTCCTTAATACCTGTTAAAATATTTTGAAGAGCTGTGCACCCCACCCGTGGAAAATCAAGCGTCTCCCCCTCTAAGAATTCTGCTACCGTAGCTGATAGTCCTCTTGGAATCTGATTTGGTTGAAGTAAATCCTCTATGCTTTTGTCACCAAACCACTTGTCATATCAAAAGCTTATTGTAGATCCATCCCCCACCACCCATCGCTCCGCAGATTGAATGAAACTCCATACCTTTCTCAGCCCTGGAAGGATTGACGATCCAACCTGCCTTCTTAGAGAGCCATCAGCGTTCATCAATCTTCCTCTTAGAAATTCAGCAAAATctgattttcctgtttttatgGCCCATGCGAATTTAGCAATTAAAGCCAAGTTAACATCCCGCATCCTTCTAATGCCAAGTCCTCCTTCCTGCTTGGGTTTGCATAGCGAGTCCCATCGAACCAGATCCCATATACTAGGCCTTCTCATAtgtattataataataatttataatagtaaaaaaaacaataattaaaaaGAGGAGAATGAACGTTGACTAGTCGTGGGTAGTGTGCAACCCTTGCACCTAGACATTGGGTTGTGCAAAATGACCGTCATGCCCCATGAAAAGGCAGAAATATTTTAGGGCATGACTATCATTTCACGTGGTCTTAGTGCAAAGACCGCGAATCCACAtgcgaccaggtagcattctctttcccttaaaaAACATAAATGTGAGAAGGTATAAAAAACCCTGCTTGCTCAAAAACCTTCTCacaatatattattatattaacaTTATTACATACTAATTTACCACAAACACCAAGAAGTTCAAAAGCAAGTGGAAGCGACGACAATAGAATCAAACTCCACGGattttgattctgattctgtCAAAATAAATTATAATCAACAGGAAATTGACCAGAAACCTAAAATTATATCAGaatttttgaattaaaaataggtttttatttttttggtaatgtgAATTAAAATTAGGCCGAAATTGAAAATCAGAATATCAGATACAGCCGATTTCAATCCGATTCAACCATCGGTTCCCTCAAGATTCTCAACACTCTTGATTGATAACCTTCTTCTTTTAGCCGCTTTTCTCTTGTAGAGACACGCGCACGCGCTCGCGCTCGTAAACAATGTACTGCGCGTTTCTATAGAATAATTATTTAACTCCTAAGATGAGTTAACCAAAGCAACAGCTAAGAGTTATATCAAGAGAAAATCAGCCTTTTTTCCTGTGCTCTCATTCAATCTCAGGATAGTTATAGTTTCCTTTATTTCCTATCAACCTATCGTCTGCAACTACCATTACTACCAGGCAAGTAAGCCTTTTCCTTCCCTCTCATTCAATCTTTGACTCTAATTTTCTTCCTATCTATCGCCTGCAACTACCTCTACTACCTAACAAATATCGACTACTTGTTACTAGTTAGTAGTTATCCTCCTCTGATCAGTCTTCTCAAACTGATAGGGAGCAGTTTGGGATAGGGAAAATATGGATCTCCCTGAGATCAAGGAAAACACCTTATCAGATGCTTGGGATTACAAGGGCCGCCTTGCCGAGAGATCCAAAACGGGCGGCTGGACAAGTGCAGCCATGATCCTAGGTGCCTCTCCATCCCGTCCTACTCCCTCTTCTCGATCTCCTCCTACATTTCTCCAAATATTTATAGTGATGTTCACAGTTCTGAGATTTTTATACAGGTGTTGAGATGTGCGAGAGGCTAACGACGCTAGGCATAGGCGTGAATTTGGTCACTTACCTGACGAACACTATGCATTTGGGCAACGCCACCGCTGCCAACACCGTTACCAACTTCTTGGGCACCTCCTTCATTCTTTGCCTGTTCGGCGGCTTCATCGCCGATACCTTTCTCGGCAGGTACCTCACCATAAGCATCTTCGCCGCAGTTCAAGCCACAGTAAGCCAATTCAACTATATATGCTTATTCAATTTGGGATTCCTTGATTAAAATTTCTTCTGTTaacatttgggtttttttttagggagTGACGGTATTGACGATATCCACCGTGATCCCTAGCTTGCGACCACCGAGTTGCACCGCCGGTGATTCCTGCGTCCAGGCAAGAGGTTTACAACTGTCGGTGTTATACCTCGCGTTGTATCTCACCGCACTCGGTACAGGCGGTGTGAAATCAAGTGTATCTGGATTCGGGTCAGACCAATTCGATGACTTAGACCCGAAAGAGAGAACCCAGATGACTAAGTTCTTTaactggttcttcttcttcataagCATCGGATCATTGGCAGCAGTGACAATCTTGGTTTATATTCAAGACAACCTGGGTAGGTATTGGGGTTACGGCATCTGCGCCGCTGCAATCCTGATCGGGCTCTCGGTTTTCTTATCGGGCACGAGACGGTACCGATTCAAGAACCTGATGGGAAGCCCACTCACTCATATCGCAACGGTGTTTGTTGCTGcttggaggaagagagaaatggAATTACCGTCCGATCCATCGCTCCTGTACGAGATTCACGATAGTGACAACAATGAAGAGataaagaaatggaagaaacaGAGACTTCCTCGCACTAAACAGTTCAAGTGAGTGAGTATTCCCTGTCTTAGGCTTTACCTGCCCAAGAAGGTTACTATAATTAACCTTATTCTTCTTCGGTTTCTTTCCTAATCCCAACTCCCAATAAAGACTAGACTTGACTTAAGAGGAATTAAAATCCAAGAGGGTTGTTGGCTTCTGCCCCACCTAATTAATCCGATAAtcatgggaattttttttttttgatttcccTATATTATTTTATCGATATCTGTGTGAAAATTGATTCTGCTTTGACGTCTTCGCATGTCCTGACACCTGACTCCTAATTTGTTCTATCTTACTTGTGACTCACCCAATCACGACCGTCCCAACGCAGCGTTGGGAATCCATACTAATGTCAGTGTGTGATTGGTTGGTGACGttgtttggtttcagttttctaGACAAGGCGGCGATCAAAGAAGCCGACGCGGACCAAGGTTGGGGTGTGGTAAACAAATGGCGGTTACAGACGGTAACGGACGTGGAGGAAGTGAAGATGGTGATACGAATGGTACCAATATGGGCCACCACCATAATGTTCTGGACGGTGTACGCTCAGATGTCGACGTTCTCCGTATCACAGGCCACCACTATGGACCGACATATCGGCAGTTCATTCCAAATCCCACCTGCCTCTCTTACGGTTTTCTTCGTGGGCAGTATACTTCTCACCGTCCCTGTCTACGACCGTTTCATCGTGCCTCTCACCCGCCGCATATCTCAAAACCCACAAGGCCTCACCCCGTTGCAACGCATCGCTGTGGGCCTCGTGTTTTCTATGCTCGCTATGGTAGCCGCGGCGCTGTCCGAGTTGAAGCGGTTGACAGTGGCGAGATCGCACGGCTTGACGGATGATCCGAAGGCCGTAATACCTCTGAGTGTGTTCTGGTTGGTCCCACAGTTCTTCTTTGTGGGGGCAGGGGAGGCTTTCACTTACATTGGGCAGCTTGATTTCTTTCTAAGGGAGTGCCCGAAAGGAATGAAGACCATGAGCACGGGCATGTTCTTGACCACGCTCTCGCTTGGGTTCTTCTTGAGTTCATTACTAGTCTCTATAGTACACAAGGTGACCGGCAACGGGAATCCGTGGTTACCCGATAACTTGAACCAAGGGAGGCTCTACAATTTTTACTGGCTGTTGGCGGTTTTGAGTGGGGTGAATCTGGGTTTTTATCTGATGGCTAGTACATGGTACGTGTACAAGGAGCGTAGGTTTACGGAGGAGGAGATTGTATTAGAGAAAACTGAGGGCGCTTGTCATGCTTGAGCCGTTAATCCAAACGACTCAAACACCCTTTGTCGTCGTATGTTACTTGTGAGAGCTGTACTGCCCTGCTTTTCCAAACCCCCAAACACTGCCATCCCCCTGAGTTGAATCGTCTAGCCAATGTTTGGGCGGTTGGTATCCATCCTAATGTCAgtgtttggttttaattttactACACAAAACGACGATCAGGAAGGCCGACGCGGACCAAGGTTTACGTGTGGTAGACAAATGGCGGTTATAAACGTTAACGGAGGTGAAGGAAGTGAAGATGCGATTTGAATACTTGTCGTCTAAAGATGTAGAGGCAGGATAACTTTCCTCCCCACATGGGgcaatttttatcctctcaaatgcGGTGATGAAAATCTCACAGGGTGTGAATTCGATTAGAAACCAAAACAGACCCAACCATTATTATATGGTTCTGAATCTTAAATTTGGAATCAATTGGATAAATGGGCCAATTTTGGTCCTCATCTCTTAGGAATAGGATAGACTAGAACTTAACAAATTATCCAAAATCGGACCAATTTATATCATAGAAGCAATTCCTTTTGAAATCTTTTGTTGGAATCAGTCGGATTGGACTCGGATTGGTCCAGCAGCCCAGCTCAGTTTCCCTTATTCAATAGATATGGGAAGAGATCATTGTCTAGGtgaagggtgttaaacggttcagATTTGGTGTAATCGGTTTGGTGCAAGGATTTTTAGGTGAAATCATAATCAAACCGTTTATTAAACAGTTATTGGaaccaaaaatatttatttttacggttttttggtttcttattcCTAAATTTTGGTTTGTCGGTCCTAATTGGTTTTGGTCAGGGTTTTAGATACTTGGCTCCGAAACGATTTGCCTATTCTACACTGCATTTAATGCTTACTGGATGTGTTCAACAAGCCGCATTAAAAATGACATAATTCTAATTCATAGAGAAGCCAAAATATTCATAGAAACATTAAATACTATTATGGTAATATATTTGAATCCAACctaattattttattacaaattCCACATTTACATATACAAAtccatctttgatttttgttgtgtTCAAATTAAGCAGCAACCTATTGTTTGAAGTCAAAGTTAATTATTGCTATTACATATTACtaattttgtttcaattttaagGGTTTCATAAACGTTTTACCAACAGTTTGATCCAGTTtaaaactatttaattaaacagtccaatttaaaaatcaaaattgaaccatttattaaatagtTTTACGATTTTGGCTTACACCCTTTTCTGAGCATCTAGAGCCTGCATGCACATATTGGTCAATGGGAGGACACGTACAAGCATCATTTTGAATGGAATTTTCACCTTTTCATCAGAGCAACACGGTACTTTCATGCACTTTTATATCTAAGCGTTGAAGCCACGTCGAACATGtgaccaggtagtgttctttaCTCTATATAGAATCCTGATTCGATCTAGAAACGTGGATGTCTTTCGTATACTTTTGGTCTATGTCCACCTAAtagttgaagttttttttttttttttttttccggttaaATGTAAACAAATTCATGAGCTATATCCATTCAAATCACGTGTTGAACaatcaatcagaatcagaatgAAATGCCATAGATTCCAATTCGAATCGGACAAGGACAGTTTTGAAAATATTTGACCAATGAGATAGAACCAAACTTAGTACATGGGTTGCCGGGAAGCAGCCAATGTTTCTTGCCGAGTCCAGTTCTTCACTTGGTGCACTTACGTGTGAGAGTTAATCATCTattctatttttgttatttataagaagaaaaatgggtGTCAatggataaaataaaaaaaaaaaacaagtggttacctctcacatgtaGTTCACCTGATGAACCCATTCTCTTTCGTATCCTATATGGCCAAGGGATCCAATAAGTCAAATTAGGAGTAGTTGGGACATCGATGTGTTACTGGTGAGACTTGAGTGGAGATTCTCATTGTGATTATCAGGTTTTCATCAAACATGTAAGTTTTttgtgttgtgttttttttttttttttttttttttttttttttttatatgataagAAACAAGTACAGCCTAATTACCCTCTGCATAGGTTGCTAGGTTACAAACTAGATCCAAACAAACAGGATTCTTAAAATTACTAAAAACTATGTCCGATGCACGATTACTGATATACATAAGATCCTTGATATATATCCATGGCCAAGGAGAGTTAGTAGGGGATGGAAGAACATTAATTAACTGTGAGTTAGAGCACCAAATCTCCTTAATATTTAAGCCTAATAACATAGCATGTTCAAGACCCGCCTTGATACTATACAATTCCGGATCCCAAGCCTTGGAAGACAATAATATCTTTCCtgcaccaaaaaacaaaaaccttccatccatcaaaaacAAATACGCCCAGCCTGCCAGTCTTATCCCTGGGGTCGGGATTCTTGCACACAATAAGATAGGATATTCATACTTAGGAATAGGTATCCAAGGACGTAAATTGTAATTAGAACAATAATCCTTAAGTACAATATTGGGCAAAGAGGGAGAGGGTTGtaaatttaaatctaaaatcCAGCGTGAAACTTGGTGCAAAACCCCCATTACATTTGGTTTACTTTATTCCGAGCGTTCCAAACATAGTAGCACGTAATTATAAACATcccaaaaaaccaagaaatggAGGCTTTATCTAGTTGTTTGGAATAAAAAAACCGAACACAGAAATCACTTATGGAGTCATAAACCAGAGATTCAGTGCATAAACCCAGAGGGCCAGCCACCCAAATGTGTTTGACCCAGTCGCAAGATAAGAAGAGATGCAGGTAAGATTCGATACAATTCCCACAGAATGCACAAGTGGGATCGAGCTGTGCCCATTTGGAAAGTGAAACCTTGACTGGAAGTCCTGCATGTATCACACACCAGAATAAGAAAATCTTAAATTTAGGATGaattttgagtttccaaaagaaattccaccaagTGGTGTAATAATTATTGTTGGAATTTGGAGAAACGCGCGAGTAGAAATTTAGCATCAGTTTTTGTGTTAAAGATGCCATTTTTATGAAAGATGCACCACCATTTGTCATCAAAAGTAAGCAAATTAACATTAAAAATCAAGGGGTGCATATGAGAAGGCAGCAAGGACCGGGGATCATTGGATGAGCTTCTCTCCTCACCCGCAATCTGAGAGACCGTGGTCCTTTTGTCAAGATTAGATAGAGAGCCTAACGCATGATTGGCTAAGCAGGAAGAAAATGATGGATTCCATCTATCAGTCCAaaagaaagtgtccttaccaTTTCCACCTTTTCTGATAACCATGTTCTCAAGACTAGGGATCAGATGAGCAATACTATTCCAAATTGAGGACTCTCTTTTAGATCTAGTGATTGGATCAAAGAAAGAGGTATTAGGAAAATATTTGGCCTTAATAATCCGTGCCATAAAGAGTGCGGTTGAGTTATCACTCTCCGTCCAAGCTTTAGCAAAAGGGCCTTATTGTGGATTTCAACTTTTCGATATCCCAGACCACCCTGCGATTTTGGGCGACACATTTTTTCCCAAGCTATAGGGGTGACATTCCTGCCACACTGCTTGTGTCCTAGCCAGAACCTCAGgcaaatcaaatcaatattCCTGCAAATTTTACTTGGGAATAGGAAACAATTCATAAGATAAGCAGGAGTTGAGGCCAAGACGGACTGGATTAAAACTCTGTGACCGACATAGGATAAGAGGTGTGACTTCCAAATAGAAAGTTTTTTCTGCATTCTGGTTACTATAGTGCTGAAGTCCTTAACTTTTGACCTGCAAGAAAAGAGATTAGTACCCAAGTAGGTAGAATTCTTAGGCATTTCCTTAATTCCTATCAATTCCCCTAGGGTCTTCCTAGTAGAAACAAGGACATTCCTACCAAAATGTAATCCACTTTTTGAATAGTTAATTTCTTGTCCAGAAATATCAGAGAAAAGATCCAGAATTGCCTTCACCGTTGATAAATCTTCATACGAAGCTCgataaaaaacaaatatatcGTCAGCAAATAAAAGATGAGTAATTTCTGGTGCAATCCGAGAAATCTTGACACCATGGAAAAGGTTCAAGTCCTTATAAGCAGCAAAGAGGCACGGCAAAGCCTCCATCGCAATAATGAAGAGATAGGGGCTAAGAGGGCATCCCTGACGCAAACCTCTGGATGCATGGAACAATCCAAAAGGGCTTTCCATCCATCTTGATGGAGAAAGAAGTGGTAGAGATAAGAGCAGAGATAAATTTCTTCCAATGGTCACCAAACCCGAGAAAATCAAAAAGGGAGAGAATAAGACCCCACTCGAGTTTATCGTAAGCTTTGGACATATCCAGTTTAATGGCCACATAGCCAGTTTTGCAGCAGGAAAacttaaaaaattggaatatCTCATGGGCCATAATAATATTATCAGAAATTTGTTGCCCATGAAGGAAGGCCGCCTGGAAAGGAGAAATGATATTGGACAAAAAGGGTTTATGTCTATTCGCAATCAATTTTGAGAGAGTTTTGTAGGTGACATTACATAAGCTAATGGGCCTAAAATCACCTACCTTAGAAGCAGTAGGGTTTTAGGTATCAGGTAGATGAGGGTATGGTTAAGACTAGAGGGAATATGggtattaagaaaaaaattggaCACTAGAGAAAATAAATCGTACTGGACCAAGTCCCAAAACTTGTGAAAGAAAATAGCCTGAAAGCCGTCAGGTCCAGGGGCTTTAAACGGACCAAACGAAAAAATaaccttttttatttcccccaCCAAAGACAAGGTAGTTAGAATTGTGCAATCCTGTTCCTGCAAAACAGAGGGAAACAGACATTCAACAAAAGAGGCGTCCAGAGGATTAGATGTGGTGAAGATAGTACACAAATGGTTAGTAAACAATTGAGCCATCAATTTTGGATCCTCCACATGATTTCCATCGTGATCAATTAACATCTCAATTCGGCGGTTCCGCAGATTGGATTTGCAAATCGAGTGATAAAATATGGTATTTCTATCACCATCACGAATATAAAGTTCTCTGGATTTCTGCAGCCAAAAGACCTCCGCACGGTGACTAAGGATCCAAGTACTAACAGAGACACAAATAAGGCAAATAAACAAAACGCAGGAATAATTAAAGAAATCAACAAAGACAGAGAGAAGATGTACCGAATTCAGTGACTGAGCTCCCCGAGCAGTGCCAGTTGCCAGACCAGGTGAAAAGTTGTAGTCCGACAA is drawn from Telopea speciosissima isolate NSW1024214 ecotype Mountain lineage chromosome 1, Tspe_v1, whole genome shotgun sequence and contains these coding sequences:
- the LOC122652880 gene encoding protein NRT1/ PTR FAMILY 6.3 is translated as MDLPEIKENTLSDAWDYKGRLAERSKTGGWTSAAMILGVEMCERLTTLGIGVNLVTYLTNTMHLGNATAANTVTNFLGTSFILCLFGGFIADTFLGRYLTISIFAAVQATGVTVLTISTVIPSLRPPSCTAGDSCVQARGLQLSVLYLALYLTALGTGGVKSSVSGFGSDQFDDLDPKERTQMTKFFNWFFFFISIGSLAAVTILVYIQDNLGRYWGYGICAAAILIGLSVFLSGTRRYRFKNLMGSPLTHIATVFVAAWRKREMELPSDPSLLYEIHDSDNNEEIKKWKKQRLPRTKQFNFLDKAAIKEADADQGWGVVNKWRLQTVTDVEEVKMVIRMVPIWATTIMFWTVYAQMSTFSVSQATTMDRHIGSSFQIPPASLTVFFVGSILLTVPVYDRFIVPLTRRISQNPQGLTPLQRIAVGLVFSMLAMVAAALSELKRLTVARSHGLTDDPKAVIPLSVFWLVPQFFFVGAGEAFTYIGQLDFFLRECPKGMKTMSTGMFLTTLSLGFFLSSLLVSIVHKVTGNGNPWLPDNLNQGRLYNFYWLLAVLSGVNLGFYLMASTWYVYKERRFTEEEIVLEKTEGACHA